The sequence CCCCTGCTCGGCCGACTGTTCGGTGCCGCCAGGCGCCAGGCCCGCGAAGAAGCGGCCGCGATCCTCGCCAAGGTCGGCCTCGGCCATGCCCTGGCCAAGTACCCCAGCCAGCTCTCCGGCGGCATGCAGCAACGCCTGGCCATCGCCCAGGCACTGATCATGAAGCCCCGGGTGCTGCTGCTGGACGAGCCCTTCGGCGCCCTCGACCCGGGCATCCGCAAGGACATGCACGAACTGCTGCTGGGCCTCTGGCACGAAACCCGACTGACCGTGTTCATGGTCACCCACGACCTGGCCGAAGGCTTCAGCCTGGGCACCCGCCTGCTGGTCTTCGACAAGGTCCGCCACGACCCACACGCGCCCAACGCCTTCGGCGCGCGCATCACCTACGACATCCCCCTGAACAGCGACCGTCGAGCCGCCCGCGCGGCCGTCGCAGCCCTGCCGGAACGCGTCACCAGCGTCCTGCAACCGGCCATCGCGCACTGACAAGGAGCCTGCCCATGACC is a genomic window of Pseudomonas resinovorans NBRC 106553 containing:
- a CDS encoding ABC transporter ATP-binding protein, translating into MNPTNSTAGAFIEAKNLWQEYGDQIVLENLNLSVNEGEFCTLVGASGCGKSTFLRMLLGQESPSRGQLLLDGQPLTAEPDASRGVVFQRYSVFPHLSVLDNVALGLELPRAPLLGRLFGAARRQAREEAAAILAKVGLGHALAKYPSQLSGGMQQRLAIAQALIMKPRVLLLDEPFGALDPGIRKDMHELLLGLWHETRLTVFMVTHDLAEGFSLGTRLLVFDKVRHDPHAPNAFGARITYDIPLNSDRRAARAAVAALPERVTSVLQPAIAH